CGGGCTTAAGACGATCTTCTTGGCATAACCGTTCTTTCATACCCGGATAGCGACTTTCTAAATTATCAATTACTTCACGGACAGTTGTACCGGGAAGCGTAATGTTCGCTTCGCCGCCTGTGAGCTTACGCATGAGGGATGGGATAACTACGGTTGGCATAGTTTGCGGTTCGCTATTCGCGAAAAAGAAGTTTGCAAGTGTACGAAAGTTTGGAAGTTGAAAATTGGGTTTGATGACACACAACTTTCGCACACTCTCGCACACTTTGCACTTCTAAACTTGGACTGCGGTTCGCTATTCGCGGTTTGCGGTGTCACAGCCTAACAGGCTATGGTACAATCGCGAATTAGATTTTACCCATCGCTTTTAGGAGTCGATCGGGCGACATCGGGAGTTCTGTCATCCGAATACCGATTGCATCGTAGATAGCGTTGGCGATGGCAGCCATTGGAGGCACAATCGGCACTTCACCGACCCCACGCACACCGTACGGATGCCCCGGATTTGGGACCTCAACGATGACGGCATCAATCATCGGTAAATCCAAGCAAGTCGGCATCCGATAATCAAGGAAACTGGCGTTGGTCATCGTGCCTTCGTCATTGTAGATGTATTCCTCATTCAATGCCCAACCGATACCTTGAACCGCACCGCCTTGGATTTGTCCTTCAACGTAACTGGGATGGATCGCTTTTCCGGCATCCTGTACTGCGGTGTAGCGAAGAATTTCGACCTTCCCGGTCTCCTCGTCCACTGCTACATCCACCACGTGCGTTGCGTACGCACCACCCGCACCACCAGGATTCACAGTGCCACTGCCCACAACCGGACCGCCGGTTTGACCGAGTTGTCCGCACAGATCGCGGAAACTAATCTGCTCCTCCTTGCCGTTGATGGATGAAAATACACCGTCTTCAAACTGGACATTGGATGCGTCGACTTCCCAGAGTTTCGCAGCACGTTCAATCATCTTCCGCTTGACATCTTGCGCTGCCTCGTAGGCGGCATAACCGGTCGCATAAGTTGTACGACTCCCACCCGTTACAGCAGTGTAACCGACAGAATTGGTATCAACAACACTCGGGTTAACCGATTCGGCGGGGATACCGAGGACTTCTGCCGCTTGCATGGCGATGGAAGCGCGGGTGCCGCCGATGTCT
The sequence above is a segment of the Candidatus Poribacteria bacterium genome. Coding sequences within it:
- a CDS encoding MoaD/ThiS family protein translates to MPTVVIPSLMRKLTGGEANITLPGTTVREVIDNLESRYPGMKERLCQEDRLKPGIGVYINGLLTRGSLLERVDADAEIHFLPAIGGGVAEPSR